The nucleotide sequence TGACAACCGGTTCGGGTTGCACCCGGCGTTGGCCCCGCTGGTTCCGTTCTGGCAGAGCGGAACCTTCGGTGCGGTGCACGCGGTCGGTCAGGTCGAGCCGTCCCGCTCGCACTTCTCCGCCATGGCCGAGTTGCACCGGGCCGCACCGGGTTCGTCGCTGCGCACCGGCTGGCTCGATCGCATGCTCGGGGTGAGCCCGGCCACCTCGGTGTTCCGGGCCACCCAGATCGGTCAGATCGGGCTGTTGGCCTCGCTCACGGGGCCGAATCCCGAGCTGGTGATGTCGTCCATCGCCGACTTCACGCTCAACGGCGCCTGGAACGCCACCGAGGAGAAGCGCTGGCGCACAGCACTGTCGGCCATGCATCGGGGGGCGCCGGCCACGATCGCGGGACCGGCCGGCAACGCCCTCGGGGCCGTTGCCACCACTGCGGTGCTGAAGACGGCGGGGTACACCCCGGCCCACGGTGCGATCTACCCGACCGGAGAACTGGGCGAGTCGATGCGTGACCTGGCCCAGTTGATCAAGTCCGGTGTGGGGCTGCGCATCGCGTGTCTCGACTTCGGCGAGTGGGACTTCCATGCCGAGATGGGCACGGTGGACTCGGGTAGGCAGAGGGACAAACTGGCCGAGCTCGCCGCCGCGATGGCTGCCTTCGCCACCGATCTCGGGTCGGCGCTGATGGCCAACGTCGTCGTGGCCACTCTCTCGGAGTTCGGTCGTCGGGTAGCCGAGAACGGCAGCGGCGGGACCGATCACGGCCTGGGCAACGCCGTCCTGCTGCTGGGTGGGGGAGTGGTCGGCGGCCAGGTGCACGGCCGGTGGCCGGGGCTGGCCACCGAGGCCCTCGCGGACGGCGACCTGGCGGTCACCACCGACTACCGGCTGATCCTGCGCGAGATCCTCACCGAACGCTGTCTGGTGAGCGCCCCCGACACGGTCTTCCCCGGCCTGACCGGCACCTCGCTGGGCGTGACCCGACCCCGAACCTGATCGCGAGCGTGTCGTCCCCGATGTCGCCGGCGGGCCGATTCCGCTGCATCACGAGATGACCCGGTCGATACACTCACGCGATGCGGTCGGTGCTGTGGCGAAACATGTCGATCGCGCTCGGCCTGACGCTCGCCGCCTCGGTGGCCGTGAACGTGAGGACCTATTCGATGGTTCGCGAGTACTATCGCGAGCTCAACGAGGTACGGCTGAATCCCATCGGCGCTCGGAATTTCGATCGTGAGCCGGTCGTGCCGTCGGGGCGCGCGATCGCCGTGCTCTTCGGCGATTCCAGGGCGGCACAGTGGCAGCCGCTGCCCGACGTGCCAGACCTGACCTTCGTCAATCGCGGAATCGGTTCACAGACCTCCGAACAGGCACTGTTGCGCTTCGACGAACACGTTGCCCCACTGCGCCCCGAGGTGGTGATCATCGAGATCGGAGTGAACGACCTCAAGGCAGTGGGCATGCTCCCGCAGCGACGATCGGAGATCGTCTCCGCACTGAAGGCCAACATCACCGAAATGCTCCGACAAGCGCGAGTTCTCGGAGCGCACGTCGTGCTGATGACCGTGATCCCACCGGGGAATCTCCCCCTGGAACGCCGTCTCGTCTGGTCCGACGAGATCGATGTCGCGCTGGTCGAGGTGAACCAGTGGATTCGATCGCAGGCAACGGACGGGGTTGTCGTGTTCGACGCCGACCCGATACTCACCGGTCCGGACGGCACCACGAAGCAGCGGTATCAGCGGGATTTCCTTCACCTCAACGGTGAAGGCTATGAGCACCTGTCGGCGGGATTGGCTCCTCTGCTGTAGCCGCTCCAGCAGGTGAGCAGCCCGCGGTGGCGCGGCCGATCGTGGCAGGCTGGAGGTCATGCCACCCCGTCGGCGCGTCGATCCCGCAGCCGGGCTCGCCGCCGTCCGGGCCTGGGTCGCGGCCGGCGGCGACGTCGACCGCACGACGCTGGCGACCGCCGTCCGGTTCACGTTGGAGGAGCTCGCGGCGCGCCACCCCGGCCGCAGCTGTGAGATCCGGGTGCCGCCGTTCGGCGTCGTCCAGGCGATCGACGGCCCGCGGCACACCCGGGGCACCCCGCCGAACGTCGTCGAGACGGACGCCGCCTGCTGGCTCGAGCTGGCCACCGGCGCGCTGGACTGGCCGGCGGCGGCCTCGGCCGGCCGGCTGCGGGCCAGTGGCTCGCGCAGTGACCTGAGCGCGGCTCTGCCGGTGGTCACGGTGCGGGGTTAGGCTCGTCCGGTGAGCCAGAACGAACCACCCGTCGACGACACCGGCGAGTCCAGCGAATCCACCGGGGCCATCGAGCACGAGGCGGTCGGCCCCCCGGACGACGTCCCGGCCGGGTCGGTGCAGGTGCAGCTGCGCCGGGCGCCACGGTTCGTGCCGTTCATGATCACCGGCGCTGTGATCGGGGTGCTGATCGCCCTGCTCGCCGTCCTGCTGCGGCGCCTCCCGGATCAGGAGACGGAGGTCAGTGCCCGGGCGGTGGTCGGGTATCTGGGATCGATCGGTGCGTTGCTCGGCGGCCTGGCCGGGGCGGGCCTGGCGGTGCTGCTCGACCGGCGCAGCGCGCCACCGGCACCCGGGCCGCGCTGAGGCGTGTGGGAGACTTCCTCTCGTGTGCGGTGTCTTCGGGGTTTGGGCCCCGGGCGAAGAAGTCGCAAAACTCACCTATTACGGGCTCTACGCTCTCCAGCACCGCGGCCAAGAGGCCGCCGGTATCGCTGTCAGCAACGGCCACCAGATCTTGGTCTACAAGGACGTCGGACTGGTCGCCCAGGTCTTCGACGAATCGGCCCTGCGCTCACTGGCCGGGCAGATCGCCGTCGGGCACTGCCGGTACTCCACCACCGGTGGGTCGACCTGGCAGAACGCCCAGCCCACGCTCGGTGCCACCGACAGCGGCACCGTGGCCCTGGCCCACAACGGCAACCTGGTCAACACCTTCGAGCTGCGCGACTGGCTGACCCAGCGCACGGGTGAGGGTGCCGACTCCGGCGAACTCGCCCGGGGCAACACCACCGACACCGCGCTGATCACCGCCCTGCTGGCCGGCGCCGGGCAGAACTCGCTGGAGGCCACGGCGCTCGAGGTGCTGCCCCACCTGCGCGGCGCGTTCAGCCTGGTCTTCATGGACGAGCACACCTTGTACGCCGCCCGCGACCCGTACGGCATCCACCCGCTCGTGCTCGGCCGGCTCGACAAGGGCTGGGTGGTGGCGAGCGAGACCGCCGGACTCGACATCGTCGGGGCCTCGGTGGTGCGTGAAGTGGAGCCCGGCGAGATGGTCGCCATCGACGAGAACGGGGTGCGCTCGACCCGGTTCTCCCCGGCCACCGCCACCGGCTGCTGCTTCGAGTACGTCTACCTGGCCCGTCCGGACACCTCGATCGTGGGTCAGTCGGTGCACGCCTCGCGCGTGGCGATGGGGCGGCGGCTGGCCGTGGAGCACCCCGTCGAGGCCGACCTGGTGATCCCGGTGCCCGAGTCGGGCACCCCGGCGGCGGTCGGGTACGCCCAGGCCTCGGGCATCCCTTACGGCCAGGGCCTGGTCAAGAACGCCTATGTCGGGCGCACGTTCATCCAGCCCAGCCAGACCATCCGTCAGCTCGGGATCCGCCTGAAGCTCAACCCGCTGCGTGAGGTGATCGCGGGCAAGCGCCTCGTGGTGGTCGACGACTCGATCGTGCGGGGCAACACCCAGCGGGCGCTGGTGCGGATGCTGCGGGAGGCGGGGGCGGCCGAGGTGCACGTCCGCATCTCGAGTGCCCCGGTGACCTGGCCCTGCTTCTACGGGATCGACTTCGCCACCCGCGCCGAGCTGGTCGCCAGCGGCCTGACGGTCGAGGAGGTGCGGGTCAGCATCGGTGCCGATTCGCTCGGGTACATCTCGCTGGACGGCATGGTGAACGCCACGGGGCAACCTCGGGCTCAGCTCTGCACGGCCTGCTTCACCGGTGAGTACCCGGTGCCGCTGTCCGACGAGGTACTGCTCGGCAAGCGCGCCCTGGAACAGCCCGAGTTGCCCCTGAGCATCGTCCCGTGAGACGTGCCACGGTCACCCTCGCCCTGTCGCGCGCCCCGGCGGCGCGTCCGGCACGGTCAGTTCGTCGAAGGAGCCCCGCGTCATGACCCAGCCGATCACCCAGCCGATCACCTACGCCTCCGCGGGCGTGGACGTCGAGGCAGGCGACCGGGCGGTCGAACTGATGCGCGACTCGGTGGCGCGTACCCATATCGCGGCCAAGGCCGCCGGGGTGACCGTGCTGGGGGGCATCGGTGCCTTCGCGGGGCTGGTCGATGTCTCGATGCTGCGCGACTACGCCCATCCGGTGTTGGCCACCAGCACGGACGGCGTGGGTACGAAGGTGGCGGTGGCCCAGGCCCTCGACCGGCACGACACCGTGGGGTTCGACCTGGTCGCCATGGTGGTCGACGACATCGTGGTCTGCGGGGCCCGCCCGTTGTTCATGACCGACTACATCGCCTGTGGCCAGGTGGTGCCGGAGCGGATCGCCGCCATCGTCTCGGGGATCGCGGCGGCGTGTGAGCAGGCCGGGTGTGCCCTGGTCGGTGGTGAGACGGCCGAGCACCCGGGCCTGCTCGGCCCCTCGGAGTACGACCTGGCCGGTGCTGCCGTCGGGGTGGTCGAGGCCGATGCCCTGCTCGGCCCGCACCGGGTGCGTGCCGGGGACGTCGTCCTGGCGTTGGGCTCGTCCGGACTGCACTCCAACGGGTACTCGCTGGTACGCCGGGTGATCGCCGAGGCCGGGTGGACCTATCACCGCCACGTCGCCGACCTGGGGCACACCGTGGGCGAGGAGCTCCTGACCCCGACCCGGGTCTACGCGGCCGACATGGTCGACCTGGCTCAGGTGCTCGGCGCCGACCTGCGTGCCCTCTCACACGTCACCGGCGGCGGTCTGGCGGCCAACCTGGCGCGGGTCCTGCCGGCGGGTGTGCTGGCTCGACTCGACCGCTCCAGCTGGACGCCACCGCCCGTCTTCGACCTGGTCCGCCGACTGGGGCGGGTGCCGCTGGGCGATCTGGAGCGCACCCTGAACATGGGCGTGGGCATGGTGGCCGTCGTGGCGCCGGAGGCCGTGGACGCCGCGCTGGAGCGCCTGCGCGGGCGAGGCCTGGCGGCCTGGGTGATCGGCGAGGTGGGAACACCGGAGGATGCGCCGTCACACGAGGTCGTTCAAGGCACCAAGGGTGTCGACGGTGGTGCCGTGGAGATGACCGGGAGCTACGCCTCGCAGGGCTGATCCGGTCACGGAGGACCAGGCATGCGTGTACGCCTGCCTGGTGACGTCAGCGGCTGCTGCCGGCCGTCCATCCCCCGTACCCGTCGTCGTCGGCGTCGTCGTCATCCTCGTCGGAGTACTCGTCCTCGAGGAGGTCGTCTTCGTCGCCGGCAACCGGTGCGTGGTCGTTCGAGCCCGAGAGCTCTCGCTGGAGGGCCGTGTAGTCGGTGTTCGGGCTGAAGTACTTCAGCTGCCGAGCCACCTTCGTCTGCTTGGCCTTCTGACGGCCGCGCCCCATGGCGTCGACCCCCTCATGCATCGATCCGGGGCAGGCGCCCATGGCGGGGCCCCGGATGTTGGTCGTCAGTATGTCGTGCCCGTAACCGTACATCGTTGCCGCGCCGCTGGCATCCCGGCTGGTAGGAGTCACACGAGTTGTCCGTGGTGACCCGGCGAGGCGGTGTCGGGGCCGTCCCTGCGACCCCCGGACGGCCCGCGATGGCGGTGTGACCGCACGGATGAGCGCCCGATGACGGATCGGCCCATCCCGCGGTCCCCCGAAGAGGGGAAATTGGTCGCCAAAGCCGCAGATCGTCCGGAAACGTCGGCCCCGCCGCTAGCATCGGGTTTGCGTTGGAAACGTTGTTCAAGCAGTTGAGCGGTTGGTGCCCGGGCGGTGATCCGGTGGCCGGATCCACGACGTTCAGCGGTGTGACAACTACCCCAAGTGCTCCAAATGGGCGGTCCTGCCGCCTGAACGGCCGATATCCGGCGGAATGGCTCCGCTTCGCCCGCAGCACACGGCACCATGTAGGTAATCGGGGGTTCCCGCCCCGTTCCTGGAGGATCACATGACCACCCGTTCGCCCGACGCCGAGCCGCTGCTCACGCCGGCCGAGGTTGCCGCCCTCTTCCGTGTCGACCCCAAGACGGTCACCCGGTGGGCCAAGGCCGGCAAGCTCTCCTCGATCCGTACCCTCGGCGGACACCGCCGCTATCGCGAGTCCGAGGTTCGAGCACTGCTCGCGGGGATCCCCCAGCAGCGCGTCGACGAGTCCTGACACCGTCGGGGCAACCGGCCAGGATGCCCCGGCAGCACAGTTGCCGTTCACCGGGAGGACACCCTCGGTGAACGGCAACTGTGCGTCTGGCGATTGTCTGCACCAGCCCGACACGCGTCAGGGCCGTCGACCTTGACCCGGCCCGGGCGGGCTGGCCCAATGTCCGCGTGAAGGAGTTCGTGTACTTCCTCGGCGGGCAACCCCCCTACGACAGCCTCGACCTCGACGATCTGGAGCGCCTCGCGGACTCCGTCGAGGCCGAGTACTTCCCCGCGGGCGCCGAGGTGGTCACCGAGGGCCAGGACCCGCTGCAGCATCTCTGGGTGGTGCGAACCGGGTCGGTCGAGGTGCTCGACCACGGTCGGGTGATCGACCAGTTGCACGCCGGGGACACCTTCGGGCAGGTGTCGTTGTTCAGCGGCGAGCCGCCGAGACTGACCGTGCGGGCACTCGACGACTGCCTGGTCTACCGCCTGAACGACCCCCGGTCGGTGGTCTCGCGCCCCGAGCGGCTGCGCTTCGCCGCATATGGGTCGTTGGTGCAGCGCGGCCGGGTGTCCGCCAGCCCCACCGGGCTGCGTGACCGAGCGTTGGTGCCGGTCAGCACCTTCGGTCGCCCCCTGGTGCGCTGCGCGGCGTCCGAGACGGTGGCCGAGGTCGCGGCCCGGATCGAGAAGGAACGGCAGTCGTGTGCCGTGATCACCTTCCCGGACGGGTTCGGCATCGTCACCGATGCCGACTTCCGCAAGAAGGTCGGCACCGGACAGGTGCCACCAGAGGCCGAGATCGGCGTCCTGGCCACCCGACCCGCGCTGAGCGTCCCCGAGGACACCCCGCTGGCCACCGCCTTCCTCGAGATGGTCGAGCGTGGCGTCCATCACCTGCTGCTCACCGATGGCGCGGATCTGCCCACGGCCGTCGTCCGGGTCGTCGACCTCGCCTCGGCCGAGGTGCGTGATCCCCTGGTGGTTCGCGCGGCGATCGACTCCGCGGCCTCCTTGGCCGACTTGGCCCAGGCGGTCTCGCTGCTTCCCGGAACCGCGGTGGAGCTGTTCGACGCTGCCGTGCCACCGGTTCGCATCGGTGGGCTGCTGTCGGCGGTGCTCGACTCGGTGCTGCGCCGGCTGCTGATCCTGAGCCCGATGAACCTGGACGTGCGGACCTCCTGGATCGTGCTCGGCTCTCTGGCCCGCCGCGAGGTGTTGCCGACCTCGGACGTCGACACCGCCCTGGTGTGGGCCGACCCACCCGAGGGCACGGGAGACATCGCTGCTCAGGTGCGCCAGGCGGCGTCCGGGGTGTTGGACGATCTGGAGAAGACCGGCCTACGGCGCTGTGCGGACGGCGCCAACGCCGACAACGCGCGCTTCTCGCGGTCGCTGACAGGTTGGCGCGAAGCGACCGTGGGGTGGTTGCGCGATGCCGGGCAGGACAGCGCCCTGCTGCTGTCGACCATGCTGGCCGACAGCCGCCCGATCAGTTCGACCGACCTCGGCCTGCAGGTCACCGACACGCTCATGGCGACCGGGCGCACCCCGCAGTTCCTGCGCATGCTGCTGGAGTACACCCTGTCCTCGCGCCCTCCGACGGGCTTCGTGCGCGACTTCGTCGTGGAGCACTCCGGTGAGCACCGGGGACAGCTCAATCTCAAGCGTGGTGGGCTGCGCCCGGTCACCTCGCTGGGCCGCTGGGTCGCCGTGGTCTCGGGCGACGTCCGCGGGTCGACGCCGGAGCGGTTGCGCCGCGCAGCCGAGGCCAAGCTGCTGAGCGTGGACGAGAGCGAGACCCTGATCGGGGCGCACGAGCAGATCTACGGGCTGCTGCTCGAGATGGAGGTCGAGTCGTTGCGCGCCGGCACACCGGTGTCGACCTACATCGCGCCCGGAACGCTGGACTCGCTGACCCGACGCCACCTGCGGGAGTCGTTCCGCGCCATCGCGGGGGTCCAGAACCGACTGGAGTCGAACTGGCAGGGCCAGCTGCCCGGAATGACGACATGACCCCTCCCGCCAGGGACGGCGTCGCCGCGTCGCTGTCGGGGGGTGTGCCGTGGGGATGCTGAGCCGATTCGCGCGTCGTCCGGCCGTCGCGACGGTTCCCGGCTGGGACAGCCTCGAACGGCCCTGGCGTGAGGCGGAGTTCTGCGTCGTCGACCTGGAGGCCACGGGCCTGGACCTGCGTCAGGACGAGATCGTCTCCTACGGCGCGGTGATCGTCCGTGCCGGGCGGATCGTGGCGAACAGCTGCCGCTACGGATTGGTCAAGCCCACCCGGCCGGTCAGCGAGGGCGCCCTGATCGTGCATGCCCTGAGCGCCGCCGAGCTGGTCGATGCCCCGCCGCTGTCCGCCTGCGCCGAGGTGCTCGCCGAGCTGATGCAGGGCCGGGCTCTGGTGGCTCACGCCGCCTGGGTCGAACGGGCCTTTCTGAAACGGGCGTTCGCGACCCGGGGGCTGCGCCTGGACGGTCCGATCGTGGACACGGCGGCCCTGGCCCGCGAGCTCTACCTGGCACCGAGGGCACCCGGCAGCACCGAGCCGAGCCTGGAGCGGCTGGCCGTGGATCTCGGTCTGCCGGTGCACCCGCCTCACCATGCCCTCGGTGATGCCTTGACCACCGCCCAGTTGTTGTTGGCGTTCGCGACCAAGCTCGAGGCCCAGGGACCGCAAACCGTCCGGTCGCTGACCGAGATCAGTCGGCGGCGGGTGCTGCACTGAATCATCGCCGGTGGTCGCCGGTCGTCGTCGGGGTGGCGAGGGGTTGCGCCGGGCCACCGGACGGGTGACACGATGCCCGTCATGCAGCTCGACAGTTTGCTCGCCCGCCCCGATACTCCGGTCGCGGTCGTGGCTGGGGGTGGTTCGGGGCTCGGCGAGGCGACGACGCGGGCACTGCACCGGTCCGGGTTCGCCGT is from Kineosporiaceae bacterium and encodes:
- a CDS encoding DUF1501 domain-containing protein, with the protein product MTDARCPGCHSVEPNAEGVVARGISRRSMVRATGAAGALGLAASVADSPLSRLLFDAPGLASAAASAAGDVLVVLSLRGGFDGLSAVVPRADADYVRLRPSVGIPTGHLLAGDNRFGLHPALAPLVPFWQSGTFGAVHAVGQVEPSRSHFSAMAELHRAAPGSSLRTGWLDRMLGVSPATSVFRATQIGQIGLLASLTGPNPELVMSSIADFTLNGAWNATEEKRWRTALSAMHRGAPATIAGPAGNALGAVATTAVLKTAGYTPAHGAIYPTGELGESMRDLAQLIKSGVGLRIACLDFGEWDFHAEMGTVDSGRQRDKLAELAAAMAAFATDLGSALMANVVVATLSEFGRRVAENGSGGTDHGLGNAVLLLGGGVVGGQVHGRWPGLATEALADGDLAVTTDYRLILREILTERCLVSAPDTVFPGLTGTSLGVTRPRT
- a CDS encoding SGNH/GDSL hydrolase family protein translates to MRSVLWRNMSIALGLTLAASVAVNVRTYSMVREYYRELNEVRLNPIGARNFDREPVVPSGRAIAVLFGDSRAAQWQPLPDVPDLTFVNRGIGSQTSEQALLRFDEHVAPLRPEVVIIEIGVNDLKAVGMLPQRRSEIVSALKANITEMLRQARVLGAHVVLMTVIPPGNLPLERRLVWSDEIDVALVEVNQWIRSQATDGVVVFDADPILTGPDGTTKQRYQRDFLHLNGEGYEHLSAGLAPLL
- a CDS encoding amidophosphoribosyltransferase, encoding MCGVFGVWAPGEEVAKLTYYGLYALQHRGQEAAGIAVSNGHQILVYKDVGLVAQVFDESALRSLAGQIAVGHCRYSTTGGSTWQNAQPTLGATDSGTVALAHNGNLVNTFELRDWLTQRTGEGADSGELARGNTTDTALITALLAGAGQNSLEATALEVLPHLRGAFSLVFMDEHTLYAARDPYGIHPLVLGRLDKGWVVASETAGLDIVGASVVREVEPGEMVAIDENGVRSTRFSPATATGCCFEYVYLARPDTSIVGQSVHASRVAMGRRLAVEHPVEADLVIPVPESGTPAAVGYAQASGIPYGQGLVKNAYVGRTFIQPSQTIRQLGIRLKLNPLREVIAGKRLVVVDDSIVRGNTQRALVRMLREAGAAEVHVRISSAPVTWPCFYGIDFATRAELVASGLTVEEVRVSIGADSLGYISLDGMVNATGQPRAQLCTACFTGEYPVPLSDEVLLGKRALEQPELPLSIVP
- a CDS encoding phosphoribosylformylglycinamidine cyclo-ligase, whose translation is MTQPITQPITYASAGVDVEAGDRAVELMRDSVARTHIAAKAAGVTVLGGIGAFAGLVDVSMLRDYAHPVLATSTDGVGTKVAVAQALDRHDTVGFDLVAMVVDDIVVCGARPLFMTDYIACGQVVPERIAAIVSGIAAACEQAGCALVGGETAEHPGLLGPSEYDLAGAAVGVVEADALLGPHRVRAGDVVLALGSSGLHSNGYSLVRRVIAEAGWTYHRHVADLGHTVGEELLTPTRVYAADMVDLAQVLGADLRALSHVTGGGLAANLARVLPAGVLARLDRSSWTPPPVFDLVRRLGRVPLGDLERTLNMGVGMVAVVAPEAVDAALERLRGRGLAAWVIGEVGTPEDAPSHEVVQGTKGVDGGAVEMTGSYASQG
- a CDS encoding DUF3073 domain-containing protein, which translates into the protein MGRGRQKAKQTKVARQLKYFSPNTDYTALQRELSGSNDHAPVAGDEDDLLEDEYSDEDDDDADDDGYGGWTAGSSR
- the bldC gene encoding developmental transcriptional regulator BldC; the protein is MTTRSPDAEPLLTPAEVAALFRVDPKTVTRWAKAGKLSSIRTLGGHRRYRESEVRALLAGIPQQRVDES
- a CDS encoding cyclic nucleotide-binding domain-containing protein, producing MKEFVYFLGGQPPYDSLDLDDLERLADSVEAEYFPAGAEVVTEGQDPLQHLWVVRTGSVEVLDHGRVIDQLHAGDTFGQVSLFSGEPPRLTVRALDDCLVYRLNDPRSVVSRPERLRFAAYGSLVQRGRVSASPTGLRDRALVPVSTFGRPLVRCAASETVAEVAARIEKERQSCAVITFPDGFGIVTDADFRKKVGTGQVPPEAEIGVLATRPALSVPEDTPLATAFLEMVERGVHHLLLTDGADLPTAVVRVVDLASAEVRDPLVVRAAIDSAASLADLAQAVSLLPGTAVELFDAAVPPVRIGGLLSAVLDSVLRRLLILSPMNLDVRTSWIVLGSLARREVLPTSDVDTALVWADPPEGTGDIAAQVRQAASGVLDDLEKTGLRRCADGANADNARFSRSLTGWREATVGWLRDAGQDSALLLSTMLADSRPISSTDLGLQVTDTLMATGRTPQFLRMLLEYTLSSRPPTGFVRDFVVEHSGEHRGQLNLKRGGLRPVTSLGRWVAVVSGDVRGSTPERLRRAAEAKLLSVDESETLIGAHEQIYGLLLEMEVESLRAGTPVSTYIAPGTLDSLTRRHLRESFRAIAGVQNRLESNWQGQLPGMTT
- a CDS encoding 3'-5' exonuclease translates to MLSRFARRPAVATVPGWDSLERPWREAEFCVVDLEATGLDLRQDEIVSYGAVIVRAGRIVANSCRYGLVKPTRPVSEGALIVHALSAAELVDAPPLSACAEVLAELMQGRALVAHAAWVERAFLKRAFATRGLRLDGPIVDTAALARELYLAPRAPGSTEPSLERLAVDLGLPVHPPHHALGDALTTAQLLLAFATKLEAQGPQTVRSLTEISRRRVLH